One window of the Saccopteryx bilineata isolate mSacBil1 chromosome 2, mSacBil1_pri_phased_curated, whole genome shotgun sequence genome contains the following:
- the GGT5 gene encoding glutathione hydrolase 5 proenzyme gives MAQGRGATFVMVLLGLGLALAIVVSAVLLSRRHAPCGPQAFAHAAVATDSKVCSDIGRGILQQQGSPVDATIAALICTSIVNPQSMGLGGGVIFTIYNATTGKVEVINARETVPASHIQGLLDRCEQAQPLGTGAQWIGVPGELRGYAEAHHRHGRLPWAQLFQPTIKLLRGGYRMPLVLNQFLNNSLLLPFLTASSLRQLFFNGTEPLRPQDPFPWPALAATLETVASEGAEVFYTGRLGQTLLEDIAKEGSQLTMQDLASFQPEVVDALEMPLGDYTLYSPPPPAGGAILSFILNVLKGFNFSAESVARPEGRVNLYHHLVETFKFAGGLRWRLWDPRSHPEVQNATQDLLGEALAQNIRRQIDSRGDHQLSHYNLAGPWGHRMGTAHVSVLGEDGSAVAATSTINTPFGAMVYSPRTGVILNNELLDLCWRRQPGSRVTLPPVPGERPPSSMVPSILVNTAQGSKLVIGGAGGELIISAVVQAIMNKLWLGFDLGAAIAAPILHVNDKGQVEYEPSFSQEVQEGLQHRGQSQTRRLFFLNVVQAVSQDGACVYAAADPRKGGEATGY, from the exons AGGCATCCTACAGCAGCAGGGCTCACCCGTGGATGCCACCATCGCAGCCCTCATCTGTACCAGCATTGTCAACCCCCAGAGCATGGGCTTGGGCGGAGGGGTCATCTTCACCATCTACAATGCAACCACAG GGAAGGTGGAGGTCATCAATGCCAGGGAGACGGTGCCCGCCAGCCACATCCAGGGTCTGCTGGACCGCTGTGAGCAGGCCCAACCATTGGGCACAG GGGCCCAGTGGATAGGCGTGCCTGGGGAGCTCCGCGGCTATGCCGAGGCCCACCACCGCCATGGCCGCCTACCCTGGGCGCAGCTCTTCCAGCCCACCATCAAGCTGCTCCGCGGGGGCTACCGCATGCCTCTCGTCCTCAATCAGTTCCTGAACAacagcctcctcctccctttcttgaCAGCCTCCTCCCTGAG GCAGCTCTTCTTCAATGGGACAGAACCCCTGAGGCCTCAGGACCCATTCCCCTGGCCTGCGTTGGCTGCCACCCTGGAGACCGTGGCCAGCGAAGGCGCAGAGGTCTTCTACACAGGGAGGCTGGGCCAGACATTGCTGGAGGACATTGCCAAGGAAG GCAGCCAGCTGACCATGCAGGACCTGGCATCGTTCCAGCCCGAGGTGGTGGACGCCCTGGAGATGCCCCTGGGGGACTACACCCTGTACTCACCGCCGCCACCTGCAGGGGGTgctattctcagcttcatcctcaATGTGCTCAAAG GGTTCAACTTTTCAGCAGAGTCGGTAGCCAGGCCTGAGGGGCGTGTGAACTTGTACCATCACCTCGTGGAAACATTCAAGTTTGCTGGAGGGTTGAGGTGGCGGCTGTGGGACCCTCGAAGCCACCCAGAAGTCCAG AATGCCACCCAGGACCTGCTGGGGGAAGCTCTGGCCCAGAACATCCGCCGGCAGATTGACTCCCGGGGTGACCACCAGCTCAGCCACTATAACCTGGCCGGGCCCTGGGGCCATAGGATGGGCACAGCCCACGTGTCCGTGCTGGGGGAGGATGGCAGCGCCGTGGCTGCCACCAGCACCATCAACACTCC CTTTGGAGCGATGGTATACTCACCGCGCACAGGTGTCATCCTCAACAATGAACTCCTAGACCTCTGCTGGAGGCGCCAGCCTGGCTCCCGTGTCACCCTTCCACCTG TTCCAGGTGAGCGGCCCCCATCATCCATGGTCCCCTCCATCTTGGTCAACACAGCCCAGGGATCAAAGTTGGTGATCGGGGGTGCTGGTGGGGAGCTCATCATCTCTGCTGTGGTCCAG gCCATCATGAACAAACTATGGCTTGGCTTTGACCTGGGAGCAGCCATTGCAGCCCCCATCTTGCATGTGAATGACAAGGGTCAGGTGGAGTACGAACCCAGTTTCAGCCAG gaGGTGCAGGAGGGGCTCCAGCACCGGGGCCAGAGCCAGACCAGGAGGCTTTTCTTCCTGAACGTGGTCCAGGCTGTGTCCCAGGACGGGGCCTGTGTGTATGCTGCCGCGGACCCAAGGAAGGGTGGGGAGGCCACAGGCTACTGA